The sequence ATCACGATAGACGAAAAAAAGCTCAAAGCGCGTGCTCACCTTAGAATGACCAGCTTACTATGTATATTGCTCTCTGTCGAGTTGCTCTGCTGGCTCTTGAACTTAGATGAGATGTATCTAAGTAGAGCAAGTGGAAATCGGAAATAACTTTAATTAAGGGATACTCTTTGTTCTATTCCAAggttaattttatgatttactCACTTGATGAGACTAAGTGTATCCTTGTACATGGTGAACGATGCCCTTTCCGTGAGAGGATCCGCCTCCATGGCGTTTCCAGTAAGCAGGAAACAGAGAACGGCTTCTAGGTAAAGCATACCCTGCGCCGTGAGTTCGCATTCCTTGTCAGCGCTATGCTTTAGCCGCTTCGCTTCCATCAGGTACTGATTCTGGTCCCTACTAGCACGCAAACATGTGAAGTCAATTAAGGTGTCCATCCTATCGACGCAAGTTTAGCGCATGTGGTTTTAACCGAGGCAATGTAACATTCATTTACCACCTATCCTGATCATCCAAAACTTCATTCTGAGGATTAAAGTAGGAATAATACACTCGCTGAGGCGGAGGTGGTGGCGGTAATAAACTGGCGTCAAGTTTCTCTTCCCGTTCGTGGTTCGTTGGTTGTATTTCACTTTGCTATTTAACCAAAATGTCATCGTTTAACAAACTTGAACCATGTTAAACGAAATGGGAAATGAAACATGTCATTTATTTTGTACCTGACTTGATGATGGTCTAGGTGTTACTGATCCGCCATCAGAatgtttcctctttctcttccttcgctCTTTGTGTTCTCccgattctttcgttttagtCTCCGCGGAACACACAGTACCGAAACTGGACACTGAACTACAACTCGGACTACGTTTCCTCTTGGGCAGGCTACCCGCACCACTACCACATCCACTAGCACCTGCACAGACGACACCAGCCCCGAGACCGATGCCGCAATTACTCTTCGTGTCCGATATAAGTTCGCCCTTGATCACAGCGCGATTCTTAAGGTCACCGTCGACCAACAATGCGTCACCGTGAATCCTCGTGTCGGAGGCTAGTTGTTGAGGCGGTGGCGTATCGATAATCTCCCCTTCCTCCGGCGTAGGCGGTCGAGGGGGTTGTAAAGTCAGCGTCGAGGCTTGTCTCGACGACGGCCTCGTGTCCGGAAGTTCCGTGCGTTGTCTCAACTCTTGACCCCTCGACAACTGCGATATATGCGGAAGTTTGCTCAGGTCGATCCTGCAGAGCAAACTTGGCACACCATTCACGTAGGTGAGCGGTGGGAAAGACTGAATCAAGCTGGATGCCTGTGACGACGGTCTCTTGTACGGACTGTCTCCTCCTGTCGGTGTATTCGCAGAGGTGTATTCCTCCACGTAGATACCACATTTTCCTCCGCCTTTACCGCCTTTTCCTCCTTTACCTCCGACCTTTCCTCCTCCCATAGAGGATGAAAATACTTTCCGAAGAGTGTCGCTCTTCTTCTTGTCCTGTACGTTACCCGCGTCCTCTTCCTGTAACTTCGGACCTGGGCTGTTATCGCTGTCTGAATTTTCTGGAGAAGTAGCTCTAGTCGGTGGTGCCCTTGGCCTTGGGGGTACTCTATATTcacaacaaataaaattcattaaatctttttacttaattcaattttatcgtaCAAGCCctcttgcacaataatttaccACCCCTTCAATTGTGCAAGAAGATCCTGTTCCTTAATATATAAGACACTTACCTGGCAACCTGAATACGATTTCTCACAGACAACTCAGACTCGCTGTCAGAATCAGACCCGCCAACGACATTGGTCACCCGTGAGTTGGACCTTCTAGGTTTCCCCTTCGCGGgactcttccttttctcttgcTTCTTTGGGGAATCTGCCAGTTTGCTCCTTTTGATAGGCCTTCTTCTCCAGCGTGTATTATCATCATCGGAGGCACTGTTGTTTTTTCTATTTGGCGGGCGTTCGTCTTCGCTAGAAGATGCACTCAACTTGGatcttctcttttcgtttATAGGGACTACTACGGGTGACACCCTGGTCGGTCGATCGCTATCCGAGTCGCTAGAAGCTCCTTGTGACCTATCATCGCTTCCATCATCGCTGGTCGTTATGGTGGCTTTCGAAAGAGGCGCCTTCTTCTTGGGGCTACTCACTCCTCTCGTTCTGCTGCGAGGTTTACCATTTTTCAGATTATCTTCTGGCGTCCGATGACCACCTTTTGTATTCTTGTTGGTAAGCTTTCTGGGACGACCCGGAGGTCGACCTGGTTTCCTGGTGTCCGCCACCTTTGATTTCTCTGGCTGGACCCGATTTTCCTCCGGTGGCTGACTTTTCTCTTGATCCGAGGGACGATCACTGTCACTGTCCAGCACACTGATCATTGTGGCGTTACGAGTGCTCTTCAGTGCCTCGTCGAGCTGCCAATCATGAGCTGCCTTTTCCCTGTGCGTTCTAGCGTCCGTCGTTGCCGCCGGAGAATCTTCTCGCCTATTGCAATCCTGTAAAAAGTAATTCTCTAATGTAATTGTCCTGATACCAGTgggcaaaaatatatttagatgGAATGCTCTGACTCAAAAAACGAGCCAGTCTGTTACGAATGTCCATTGAAGTCCACAGCGGGACTCGAAGTTGGACAAAGTTTGATGAGGTACTACACGCTGAACTCGGTTAAAGTTTCAGAAGATGATTATGCTTCGTATTTCCATGTATTATGAACTTGCAAGCATCATATAAGTTTATGATTATGTCTTAACGAACACATCCAAACACCAACCACTGTGAATTATACCAATTAAACATGGAACACTTAACCTCTTAACAGGCACATCTTTTTCGCTTTACTACTGGAAATGATTAAACGTTTTTATAATGGAAATGAGGATGAAAATGAGGATACGTATGTGTCGTTAGATGTATACGTATTTTGATATAGGATGTCGTAGCTTGAATCGATGTAAAgatcattaatttaaaaaatcaactAAGTTAAAAACAGCCCAactatagtaaaaatattctaacagATGAGACTAGATTtcacaatgaaataaaaatgaagcagCGATACCTATAACTCTCAGAATAACTCTCCAATTTCCAAGAACTCTCACTGAACTCGTACAACTCTCTCGCCTcttcaacaatttttacagAACTCTTCGAGGTCTCAATAACACCGAACTTTTAGGAAGATAACATATACAACACACATTCCTGCCACGTGTAGCCAAATTTCCACGTGACACGCTCCTCTCAATCGACACTCTAAAATCTAGAGTCTAGATTCCAGATTTTGAGTTCCTTACTCTGGAGGTTGCGAAGTACTTTTGGAGGACCGTTACGATTATTTCGAGTTGAAGATTTTTAGATACCTATACACCCTTATTGCGTACCCTCAGTAATCtcaaggacccaccataaatcTTGGCATTGTCATAGTTGGGGTCCTTCAGACCAAacaagtatcttttatttcaagtgTTCCTTAAATTTATTGTCTATTTAGGGAAGATACGAGAAAGTTGGGTTTTATCACGTTCGGTATCTCCTGCCAGCAACTTTCACTCGGGGGCGGCTAAGACCCCTCCTTGTCCACCAACCTTCTTCTCATCCAATCAGAAGCAattgccctcactttcctagccaaaattgtcatgaacaaatccgatggtcccgtgCGCTAGACACCCATCGCTAGCTTTCCTCCGCCATAGCATCGTCAACGAACTTCACTGGTTTTACATCTTTAGATCAGTCAACGTCTCTAGACTGATTTTCTATCTTTAGTTCAGACTCATCTCTTGATCGGGTTCTATCCTCAGTTCGATCACCTAGTTAACTTATATCTATACGCACCGAGCGTACTTATCTGTGTCTACaaattgttggaataaactGCAAATCGTAACCTGTTAACTTTGTGTATACTCAATTCAATcacctctattatcctaaccGAAATAGGGGGTCGATCATTTCGTAGCGTCGATTGcataatcgtaacgggaatttacgacccTCGTTAATGCGCTTCCTCGCGGTCGCGTCTCTCCGCAAACGGTCGAACAGCcacaaataaatgtatatcaaCCTTTATATCAACATGCGAAAATGAGTTATCTCGTCAATTGGTAGCTAATCAACTAGAAATATACTTTCTTCATTGAAAAATCCCCTGTTTTGTAAGTGTCTGGTGTCTACTAATGATAAAGTCTGTTAAAGATATCATTGCAGATACAAGCGCAAGGACTAAGACAAACCTAATTGAGATTGACTTATCTTTGTTGACTCTTAACTCTGTGATTACACCCGGTTAATAAGACGAAAATACTTCattgagaaaagaaatcgaattGAACAGAGATTGAGAAATTCCTATGTTGAACATTCGTCATCCGCTCGatcctcgttcgttcgtcATTCCAACGAATTCTCACTTTCACAACAGGAAACCACCATGTGTGTTAAGAGGTCAAAGAACACCAACATAAATGTCAACTACAGATGAAAACTGTACCTGAGCTTGCTTGTTTTCCGAATTCTGTTCCCCGTGAGACATGTTGGTCTTATTGAAGAACGAACTGAGGTTCCATCTCGGTTTCGATTCCTCGATCGCAGGCGGCGGTTCTTCGATCAAATTTTCGTTCTTTGGTGATACCGATGGAGGAGTGGAAGGACCTTTGGTGGGCTGGGTGCCGGCTTCATCCTCAGAATCGTCGCTGCTGTCAGATCCGGAATCAGAGCCGGAATCAGAGCTTGAACTGGCGCTGCCGGAACTCTGTGGGGCCTGAACGGCAGGACTGGGTGGCCTTTGATGCGTCGTTGGGCTTGGAGTACCTTTCGATTGCAAAGGGCTCACCGGTGGAGGTGAGAGCACTTGTTCAGGAGTCAGTTGTTTCGGCGGTGACGGAGGTCTGATTGGACTCAGTTGCCTCGTGGGTGACAGAGGACCCACCGGTGACGGACCCATGGGTGACATGGGTGCCAGGGGTGGCGGGGCCGGCGTCATCGCTGGTATTAGGGGTGTTGATAAACTGTGAACattagtaataattttctaataaatacaaattcgtGAAATGTTCAACTTTGTGTCcgactaaataaaatttattgtccGTTCTAAACTTAGAACttattactgttatttctaggctaaaaaataataaagtagtTGGAATTATTTGTTGTTTTAAATTGCTTTCCTCTATCTTTAATATAACTCAGACTCGAAGTTCTGTTTGTTAATAGACTGAATTGTTGAACGTAATAATATGGTAAAAATAGCGAGAGTAATAAATTCAAGCTGAGAAATAATACAGTGCCTGTATATCGTCCTGGTAGGATGATAAAATAAGTTGATAATTAGCTATGAATAGGTGGGCGCATTAATTTTG comes from Bombus pyrosoma isolate SC7728 linkage group LG2, ASM1482585v1, whole genome shotgun sequence and encodes:
- the LOC122574641 gene encoding AF4/FMR2 family member lilli isoform X6; its protein translation is MSSSGGYYDDRNPLLKGTLSSVDRDRLRERERQARAAMSVQAEQAAAGGGPDTRHHHHGHHNHAHHHANPHAVAAPLFRAPVRVSPDARDSTTQQIQSKLGNYSLVKHLLDEPKRLIGIEGVPPSPAPPPAACIRLSSSSVGANSRSSPSSQEFKKPGGPRTDAGGSSSSTSSSSSSTSHQRGGFVKPADGKPPYGGRGSYPGQPVKHGGNSNDHRSHGLLPAKGPPTNSPGNGTLFGNSNIGNSSGSRLHSVGSRLSRLPLDNGTSSRPSPAESTTDVENILKEMSMPPTPLSAIAQTPRKEPESKFTFNPVLVKLTEVTPQEATKPQRERHTANRLSADLERDLSLSEDSDDEASKETSSRTTRGNRSPDLTVDLSTPLIPAMTPAPPPLAPMSPMGPSPVGPLSPTRQLSPIRPPSPPKQLTPEQVLSPPPVSPLQSKGTPSPTTHQRPPSPAVQAPQSSGSASSSSDSGSDSGSDSSDDSEDEAGTQPTKGPSTPPSVSPKNENLIEEPPPAIEESKPRWNLSSFFNKTNMSHGEQNSENKQAQDCNRREDSPAATTDARTHREKAAHDWQLDEALKSTRNATMISVLDSDSDRPSDQEKSQPPEENRVQPEKSKVADTRKPGRPPGRPRKLTNKNTKGGHRTPEDNLKNGKPRSRTRGVSSPKKKAPLSKATITTSDDGSDDRSQGASSDSDSDRPTRVSPVVVPINEKRRSKLSASSSEDERPPNRKNNSASDDDNTRWRRRPIKRSKLADSPKKQEKRKSPAKGKPRRSNSRVTNVVGGSDSDSESELSVRNRIQVARVPPRPRAPPTRATSPENSDSDNSPGPKLQEEDAGNVQDKKKSDTLRKVFSSSMGGGKVGGKGGKGGKGGGKCGIYVEEYTSANTPTGGDSPYKRPSSQASSLIQSFPPLTYVNGVPSLLCRIDLSKLPHISQLSRGQELRQRTELPDTRPSSRQASTLTLQPPRPPTPEEGEIIDTPPPQQLASDTRIHGDALLVDGDLKNRAVIKGELISDTKSNCGIGLGAGVVCAGASGCGSGAGSLPKRKRSPSCSSVSSFGTVCSAETKTKESGEHKERRKRKRKHSDGGSVTPRPSSSQQSEIQPTNHEREEKLDASLLPPPPPPQRVYYSYFNPQNEVLDDQDRWDQNQYLMEAKRLKHSADKECELTAQGMLYLEAVLCFLLTGNAMEADPLTERASFTMYKDTLSLIKYISSKFKSQQSNSTESNIHSKLVILSLFCQSLIYLKLYRMRKYEIKETQRILNDYYQKAAQATPVQVEGQGTPSLSPTPSPAGSVGSVGSQSSGYSSGELANRGAASGQPQAAPSYVSVPYIIYNAMNKQNYQFNLLLNCLDLWDQANALVTDMHRDFFIELDEKLGPLTLKSSLRDLVRYVQAGIKKLRDL
- the LOC122574641 gene encoding AF4/FMR2 family member lilli isoform X5, producing MSSSGGYYDDRNPLLKGTLSSVDRDRLRERERQARAAMSVQAEQAAAGGGPDTRHHHHGHHNHAHHHANPHAVAAPLFRAPVRVSPDARDSTTQQIQSKLGNYSLVKHLLDEPKRLIGIEGVPPSPAPPPAACIRLSSSSVGANSRSSPSSQEFKKPGGPRTDAGGSSSSTSSSSSSTSHQRGGFVKPADGKPPYGGRGSYPGQPVKHGGNSNDHRSHGLLPAKGPPTNSPGNGTLFGNSNIGNSSGSRLHSVGSRLSRLPLDNGTSSRPSPAESTTDVENILKEMSMPPTPLSAIAQTPRKEPESKFTFNPVLVKLTEVTPQEATKPQRERHTANRLSADLERDLSLSEDSDDEASKETSSRTTRGNRSPDLTVDLSTPLIPAMTPAPPPLAPMSPMGPSPVGPLSPTRQLSPIRPPSPPKQLTPEQVLSPPPVSPLQSKGTPSPTTHQRPPSPAVQAPQSSGSASSSSDSGSDSGSDSSDDSEDEAGTQPTKGPSTPPSVSPKNENLIEEPPPAIEESKPRWNLSSFFNKTNMSHGEQNSENKQAQDCNRREDSPAATTDARTHREKAAHDWQLDEALKSTRNATMISVLDSDSDRPSDQEKSQPPEENRVQPEKSKVADTRKPGRPPGRPRKLTNKNTKGGHRTPEDNLKNGKPRSRTRGVSSPKKKAPLSKATITTSDDGSDDRSQGASSDSDSDRPTRVSPVVVPINEKRRSKLSASSSEDERPPNRKNNSASDDDNTRWRRRPIKRSKLADSPKKQEKRKSPAKGKPRRSNSRVTNVVGGSDSDSESELSVRNRIQVARVPPRPRAPPTRATSPENSDSDNSPGPKLQEEDAGNVQDKKKSDTLRKVFSSSMGGGKVGGKGGKGGKGGGKCGIYVEEYTSANTPTGGDSPYKRPSSQASSLIQSFPPLTYVNGVPSLLCRIDLSKLPHISQLSRGQELRQRTELPDTRPSSRQASTLTLQPPRPPTPEEGEIIDTPPPQQLASDTRIHGDALLVDGDLKNRAVIKGELISDTKSNCGIGLGAGVVCAGASGCGSGAGSLPKRKRSPSCSSVSSFGTVCSAETKTKESGEHKERRKRKRKHSDGGSVTPRPSSSQQSEIQPTNHEREEKLDASLLPPPPPPQRVYYSYFNPQNEVLDDQDRCRDQNQYLMEAKRLKHSADKECELTAQGMLYLEAVLCFLLTGNAMEADPLTERASFTMYKDTLSLIKYISSKFKSQQSNSTESNIHSKLVILSLFCQSLIYLKLYRMRKYEIKETQRILNDYYQKAAQATPVQVEGQGTPSLSPTPSPAGSVGSVGSQSSGYSSGELANRGAASGQPQAAPSYVSVPYIIYNAMNKQNYQFNLLLNCLDLWDQANALVTDMHRDFFIELDEKLGPLTLKSSLRDLVRYVQAGIKKLRDL
- the LOC122574641 gene encoding AF4/FMR2 family member lilli isoform X8, which encodes MKKPRVDRDRLRERERQARAAMSVQAEQAAAGGGPDTRHHHHGHHNHAHHHANPHAVAAPLFRAPVRVSPDARDSTTQQIQSKLGNYSLVKHLLDEPKRLIGIEGVPPSPAPPPAACIRLSSSSVGANSRSSPSSQEFKKPGGPRTDAGGSSSSTSSSSSSTSHQRGGFVKPADGKPPYGGRGSYPGQPVKHGGNSNDHRSHGLLPAKGPPTNSPGNGTLFGNSNIGNSSGSRLHSVGSRLSRLPLDNGTSSRPSPAESTTDVENILKEMSMPPTPLSAIAQTPRKEPESKFTFNPVLVKLTEVTPQEATKPQRERHTANRLSADLERDLSLSEDSDDEASKETSSRTTRGNRSPDLTVDLSTPLIPAMTPAPPPLAPMSPMGPSPVGPLSPTRQLSPIRPPSPPKQLTPEQVLSPPPVSPLQSKGTPSPTTHQRPPSPAVQAPQSSGSASSSSDSGSDSGSDSSDDSEDEAGTQPTKGPSTPPSVSPKNENLIEEPPPAIEESKPRWNLSSFFNKTNMSHGEQNSENKQAQDCNRREDSPAATTDARTHREKAAHDWQLDEALKSTRNATMISVLDSDSDRPSDQEKSQPPEENRVQPEKSKVADTRKPGRPPGRPRKLTNKNTKGGHRTPEDNLKNGKPRSRTRGVSSPKKKAPLSKATITTSDDGSDDRSQGASSDSDSDRPTRVSPVVVPINEKRRSKLSASSSEDERPPNRKNNSASDDDNTRWRRRPIKRSKLADSPKKQEKRKSPAKGKPRRSNSRVTNVVGGSDSDSESELSVRNRIQVARVPPRPRAPPTRATSPENSDSDNSPGPKLQEEDAGNVQDKKKSDTLRKVFSSSMGGGKVGGKGGKGGKGGGKCGIYVEEYTSANTPTGGDSPYKRPSSQASSLIQSFPPLTYVNGVPSLLCRIDLSKLPHISQLSRGQELRQRTELPDTRPSSRQASTLTLQPPRPPTPEEGEIIDTPPPQQLASDTRIHGDALLVDGDLKNRAVIKGELISDTKSNCGIGLGAGVVCAGASGCGSGAGSLPKRKRSPSCSSVSSFGTVCSAETKTKESGEHKERRKRKRKHSDGGSVTPRPSSSQQSEIQPTNHEREEKLDASLLPPPPPPQRVYYSYFNPQNEVLDDQDRCRDQNQYLMEAKRLKHSADKECELTAQGMLYLEAVLCFLLTGNAMEADPLTERASFTMYKDTLSLINYFRFPLALLRYISSKFKSQQSNSTESNIHSKLVILSLFCQSLIYLKLYRMRKYEIKETQRILNDYYQKAAQATPVQVEGQGTPSLSPTPSPAGSVGSVGSQSSGYSSGELANRGAASGQPQAAPSYVSVPYIIYNAMNKQNYQFNLLLNCLDLWDQANALVTDMHRDFFIELDEKLGPLTLKSSLRDLVRYVQAGIKKLRDL